In a single window of the Bacillus clarus genome:
- the nadB gene encoding L-aspartate oxidase, translated as MPSADVLIIGSGVAALRVAKEICHEKNVMLITKKTGRNNNTHLAQGGIAAAVATYDNANAHFEDTLVAGCHYNNEEAVRYLVEEGPKEILELIANGMKFDGDEKGPHLGKEGAHRKRRILHAGGDATGRNLLEHLIQEVVPYVTVVEQEMVLDFIIEHDKCIGVLTRNSEGDLQRYYANHTVLATGGTGGVYTFTSNDETITGDGLAMVYRAGGKLVDLEFVQFHPTMLYVDGRCCGLVSEAVRGEGAVLVNGKGQRFMMDIHPQRDLAPRDVVARAIHEQFLAGEKVYLNISSIQNFEQRFPTVSSLCKKNGIDIKQNRIPVVPGAHFHMGGVKTNCDGETSIINLYAAGEVACNGVHGANRLASNSLLEGLVFGGRIGQHILAQQVQERIHTQEVRHESFGTVRLPTKAEIQEHMMKYAGIVRTEESLLYAKKWFSQYGVRNIGLQYDILTNEEITIINMLTVCELMTESAFQRRESIGGHYRSDYPEKNKVRKEIILAKRKSQLV; from the coding sequence ATGCCAAGTGCAGATGTCTTAATTATCGGAAGTGGTGTTGCGGCACTTCGTGTTGCGAAAGAGATTTGTCACGAAAAGAATGTGATGCTTATCACAAAGAAAACAGGACGCAATAACAATACGCATTTAGCTCAAGGAGGAATTGCAGCGGCTGTTGCTACATATGACAATGCGAATGCTCATTTTGAAGATACATTAGTGGCAGGGTGTCATTATAACAACGAAGAAGCAGTTCGTTACTTAGTTGAGGAAGGGCCAAAAGAAATATTAGAGCTCATTGCAAATGGAATGAAATTCGATGGGGACGAAAAAGGTCCGCATCTTGGAAAAGAAGGAGCGCATCGAAAACGACGTATTTTACACGCGGGAGGAGATGCAACGGGTAGAAACTTATTAGAGCATTTAATTCAAGAAGTAGTTCCTTACGTTACAGTGGTGGAACAAGAAATGGTGCTTGATTTTATTATAGAGCATGACAAGTGTATAGGTGTTTTAACACGTAATAGCGAGGGAGACTTACAGCGCTATTATGCAAATCATACTGTATTGGCTACAGGTGGAACTGGTGGTGTGTATACTTTCACTTCTAATGACGAGACGATTACAGGTGATGGGCTCGCGATGGTATACCGAGCTGGTGGAAAACTTGTTGACTTGGAATTCGTACAATTCCATCCAACGATGTTATACGTGGACGGAAGATGCTGTGGTCTTGTTTCGGAAGCAGTACGCGGTGAAGGCGCTGTCCTTGTAAATGGAAAAGGACAGCGTTTTATGATGGATATACATCCACAGCGGGACCTTGCACCGCGTGATGTAGTGGCTCGTGCTATTCATGAGCAATTTCTTGCTGGTGAAAAAGTGTACTTAAATATTTCATCCATTCAAAATTTTGAACAGCGTTTTCCGACCGTATCATCACTATGTAAAAAGAATGGTATTGATATAAAACAAAATCGAATTCCGGTTGTACCTGGTGCTCATTTTCATATGGGTGGTGTAAAGACGAATTGTGATGGAGAGACATCTATCATTAATTTATATGCAGCTGGTGAAGTTGCTTGTAACGGTGTTCATGGTGCAAATCGTTTGGCAAGTAATTCATTATTGGAAGGACTTGTGTTCGGCGGAAGGATTGGACAGCACATATTAGCGCAGCAAGTACAAGAAAGAATTCATACACAGGAAGTACGACATGAAAGCTTCGGAACGGTTCGTTTGCCAACGAAAGCAGAAATACAAGAACATATGATGAAGTATGCTGGGATAGTACGAACAGAGGAAAGTTTATTGTATGCAAAGAAATGGTTTAGCCAATATGGTGTGCGAAATATAGGGTTGCAATACGATATTCTTACAAACGAAGAAATAACGATTATAAACATGCTAACAGTTTGTGAGCTTATGACAGAGTCAGCTTTCCAAAGAAGAGAAAGTATCGGTGGTCACTACCGAAGTGATTATCCTGAAAAAAATAAAGTAAGGAAAGAAATTATTCTCGCAAAAAGAAAATCACAACTTGTGTAA
- a CDS encoding YhcN/YlaJ family sporulation lipoprotein, translating into MNTKIKVIAASLLVTSALAACGTPKDKNAMDGRNYNYERTSYDGTHPYRNNATDTNRYTDYVTYRNGNRVTDNVYDRRNDVGYNYYRDVNYHGQIANPYPTRNITMNNSYINNDGKTAEKITNRVKRMNNVDRVSTVVYGNDVAIAVKPRNAVTNETAMANEIRQAVASEAGNRNVYVSVKNDMFTRVDAMNTRLRNGTVTNDLNRDITNMFRDIRDSFTGTMR; encoded by the coding sequence TTGAATACTAAAATTAAAGTGATTGCTGCTTCTTTGTTAGTTACCAGTGCGTTAGCTGCATGTGGTACACCGAAAGATAAAAATGCGATGGACGGACGTAACTACAATTATGAACGTACATCTTATGATGGTACACACCCATATAGAAATAATGCAACGGATACAAATCGATACACAGATTATGTAACATACCGCAATGGAAACAGAGTTACAGATAATGTGTATGATCGTCGTAATGATGTTGGATATAATTATTACCGTGATGTAAATTACCACGGTCAAATTGCCAATCCGTATCCAACTCGTAACATTACAATGAATAATTCTTACATTAACAATGATGGTAAAACTGCAGAGAAAATTACAAATCGTGTGAAACGTATGAATAACGTAGACCGTGTTTCTACAGTTGTATATGGAAACGATGTTGCGATTGCAGTAAAACCACGTAATGCAGTGACAAATGAAACAGCAATGGCAAACGAAATTCGTCAAGCTGTTGCGAGCGAAGCTGGAAACAGAAACGTATATGTTTCTGTAAAAAATGACATGTTTACTCGTGTTGACGCGATGAATACACGTCTTCGAAATGGAACAGTAACAAATGATTTAAATCGTGACATAACAAATATGTTCCGAGACATTCGTGATAGCTTTACTGGTACAATGCGATAA
- a CDS encoding IscS subfamily cysteine desulfurase, giving the protein MMIYLDYAATTPMSEEAIETYTKAAKQYFGNEQSLHDIGGSASSLLQICRETFAEMIGGKEQGVFFTSGGSESNYLAIQSLLHARNGKHIITTPIEHASIRSYFQSLTKQGYTITEIPVDTNGLIHLADLEAALTEDTVLASIQHGNSEIGTVQNIAEIGALLNKYNILFHTDCVQTFGKLSIDVIKMQIDSLSVSAHKIYGPKGVGACYINPQVRWGQIFPGTSHERGFRPGTVNVPGIAAFLTAAEHILKKQTEESVRFKQLRSYFLDQFQALPLEITVEGHSTACLPHIIGVTIKGIEGQYTMLECNRRGIAISTGSACQVGKQEPSKTMLAIGKTYEEAKQYVRFSFGQQTTKEQIDTTIHALHTIGNQFYRGVKL; this is encoded by the coding sequence ATGATGATATATCTTGATTATGCAGCGACAACACCTATGAGCGAAGAAGCGATAGAAACCTATACCAAGGCAGCGAAACAATATTTCGGTAACGAACAAAGTTTACATGATATTGGCGGGTCAGCCTCTTCTTTATTGCAAATTTGTAGAGAGACGTTTGCAGAGATGATTGGCGGGAAGGAACAAGGTGTCTTCTTTACAAGTGGCGGATCAGAATCTAACTATCTTGCGATTCAATCACTCTTACATGCTAGAAATGGTAAACATATTATTACAACACCTATAGAGCACGCATCCATTCGAAGTTATTTTCAATCTTTAACAAAGCAAGGTTATACAATCACTGAAATTCCCGTTGATACAAATGGGCTTATTCATTTAGCTGATTTAGAAGCAGCCCTTACAGAGGATACGGTTCTAGCAAGTATACAGCATGGCAATTCGGAAATAGGGACAGTTCAAAACATCGCGGAAATTGGAGCACTCTTAAACAAATATAATATTTTATTTCATACAGATTGCGTTCAAACATTTGGTAAACTTTCAATCGATGTTATAAAAATGCAAATTGATAGTCTCTCTGTTTCTGCACATAAAATTTACGGACCGAAAGGAGTGGGAGCTTGCTATATAAATCCACAAGTTCGTTGGGGGCAGATATTTCCCGGAACTTCTCATGAAAGAGGATTTCGTCCTGGTACAGTAAACGTTCCTGGCATTGCAGCTTTTTTAACAGCGGCAGAGCATATATTAAAAAAACAAACTGAAGAGAGCGTTCGTTTTAAGCAATTACGATCTTATTTTTTAGATCAATTCCAAGCTCTTCCTCTTGAAATTACAGTAGAAGGACATTCTACCGCTTGTTTACCACATATTATTGGGGTTACAATAAAAGGAATAGAAGGTCAGTATACAATGTTAGAATGCAACCGTCGTGGTATTGCTATTTCAACCGGAAGTGCTTGTCAAGTCGGGAAGCAAGAACCTTCAAAAACAATGCTTGCAATTGGAAAAACGTATGAAGAGGCAAAACAATATGTCCGTTTTTCTTTTGGACAACAAACAACGAAAGAACAAATTGATACAACTATTCATGCACTACACACAATTGGAAATCAATTTTATAGAGGTGTTAAATTATAA
- a CDS encoding spore coat protein, whose protein sequence is MKKNAGAGSAPPKEYVKEVQQKEFAATPTPLAIEDEEEVTYQSAPITQQPAMQQTQKEVQVKPQKEVQKEKPIQKEVQKEKPVEKPPVVQKPPVVEKVEKQKPAEKENTKFSVNILPQPPQPPIKPKKEYKISDVIKKGSELIAPQINKMKPNNIISPQAKKENIGNISPQVKKENVGNIVSPQVKKENVGNIVSPQVKKENVGNIVSPQVKKENVGNIVSPQVKKENVGNIVSPQVKKENVGNIVSPQVKKENVGNIVSPQVKKENVGNIVSPNVSKENLVIPQVMPPNIQVPNVMPMMDNNQPPNVMPIIDNNQPPNVMPIIDNNQPPNVMPMMDNNQPPNIMPMMDNNQPPNIMPMMDNNQPPNVMPIIDNNQPPNIMPMMDNNPMPNIMPMMDNNPMPNIMPMMDNNPMPNMMPIMDNNQPPNIMPMMDNNPMPNMMPMMDNNQPPNIMPMMDNNPMPNMMPMMDNNPMPNMMPMMDNNQPPNIMPMMDNNQPPNIMPMMDNNPMPNIMPMMDNNPMPNMMPIMDNNQPPNIMPMMDNNPMPNMMPIMDNNQPPNIMPMMDNNQMPYQQPMMPGQYPYYQQQNPYYNMPYPQGAPIAPQYTSMPNMMPMDNNMPPMIQEEEDCGCGGERRLYTPQPGGPQYGNPLYYQPNQPAYAPQPGTMYYQPDPPNVFGDPSEEEEEEEGNGI, encoded by the coding sequence GTGAAAAAGAATGCGGGTGCGGGTTCAGCTCCTCCGAAAGAGTATGTAAAAGAAGTACAACAAAAAGAATTCGCAGCAACGCCTACACCACTGGCAATTGAGGATGAAGAAGAGGTTACGTATCAATCAGCGCCAATTACGCAACAGCCTGCTATGCAACAAACGCAAAAGGAAGTGCAAGTGAAACCACAAAAAGAAGTGCAAAAAGAAAAACCAATTCAAAAAGAAGTGCAAAAAGAAAAGCCGGTTGAAAAGCCACCAGTCGTTCAAAAACCACCTGTTGTAGAGAAAGTAGAAAAACAAAAGCCTGCGGAAAAAGAGAACACGAAGTTTTCGGTAAATATATTACCACAGCCGCCGCAACCACCAATTAAGCCGAAAAAAGAATATAAAATTTCAGATGTAATCAAAAAGGGAAGTGAGTTAATAGCTCCGCAAATTAATAAGATGAAGCCTAACAATATCATTTCTCCACAAGCAAAGAAAGAAAATATAGGGAATATATCGCCGCAAGTGAAAAAAGAAAATGTAGGAAACATCGTATCACCGCAAGTAAAGAAAGAAAATGTAGGAAACATCGTATCACCGCAAGTAAAGAAAGAAAATGTAGGAAACATCGTATCACCGCAAGTAAAGAAAGAAAATGTAGGAAACATCGTATCACCGCAAGTAAAGAAAGAAAATGTAGGAAACATCGTATCACCGCAAGTAAAGAAAGAAAATGTAGGAAATATCGTATCACCACAAGTGAAGAAAGAAAATGTGGGGAATATTGTATCACCACAAGTAAAGAAAGAAAATGTAGGAAATATCGTATCGCCAAACGTATCCAAAGAAAATCTTGTTATCCCGCAAGTAATGCCGCCAAACATTCAAGTACCGAACGTTATGCCAATGATGGATAACAACCAACCGCCGAACGTTATGCCAATCATAGATAACAACCAACCGCCGAACGTTATGCCAATCATAGATAACAACCAACCGCCGAACGTTATGCCAATGATGGATAACAACCAACCGCCGAACATTATGCCAATGATGGATAACAACCAACCGCCGAACATTATGCCAATGATGGATAACAACCAACCGCCGAACGTTATGCCAATCATAGATAACAACCAACCGCCGAACATCATGCCAATGATGGATAACAATCCAATGCCGAACATCATGCCAATGATGGATAACAATCCAATGCCGAACATCATGCCAATGATGGATAACAATCCAATGCCGAATATGATGCCGATCATGGATAACAACCAGCCGCCAAACATCATGCCAATGATGGATAACAATCCAATGCCGAATATGATGCCAATGATGGATAACAACCAACCGCCGAACATCATGCCAATGATGGATAACAATCCAATGCCGAATATGATGCCAATGATGGATAACAATCCAATGCCGAATATGATGCCAATGATGGATAACAACCAACCGCCGAACATCATGCCAATGATGGATAACAACCAACCGCCGAACATCATGCCAATGATGGATAACAATCCAATGCCGAACATCATGCCAATGATGGATAACAATCCAATGCCGAATATGATGCCGATCATGGATAACAACCAGCCGCCAAACATCATGCCAATGATGGATAACAATCCAATGCCGAATATGATGCCGATCATGGATAACAACCAGCCGCCAAACATCATGCCAATGATGGATAACAACCAAATGCCATATCAGCAACCAATGATGCCAGGGCAATACCCATATTATCAACAACAAAATCCATACTATAATATGCCGTACCCGCAAGGAGCACCGATTGCGCCACAATATACTTCTATGCCAAATATGATGCCGATGGATAATAACATGCCACCGATGATACAAGAGGAAGAAGATTGTGGATGCGGAGGTGAAAGAAGGTTATATACTCCACAACCAGGCGGGCCGCAGTATGGGAATCCTTTATATTATCAACCAAATCAGCCTGCATATGCACCGCAGCCAGGTACGATGTATTATCAGCCTGATCCACCGAACGTATTTGGAGATCCTTCTGAAGAGGAAGAGGAAGAAGAAGGAAATGGAATTTAA
- a CDS encoding BofC C-terminal domain-containing protein: MKFMMIVVQALVVMFCLVHESSVGAAVSVPEVTEKEPQVTILLERMYVDGEVSEEILTEKVANLEQFLQQYKEWQLVDRDDVQIVLQKKIDDISPLLKTSGYFGVSDEGILQIFNGVPKSDNAIHSFFQIDMKKLESYERAKLKRGIRIKSKEGFVKTIEKMKQYAVQNKKTSSSL, from the coding sequence ATGAAATTCATGATGATTGTAGTACAAGCTCTAGTTGTTATGTTTTGCTTAGTTCATGAATCCAGTGTGGGGGCGGCTGTTTCAGTACCAGAAGTAACAGAAAAAGAACCTCAAGTTACAATTTTATTAGAGCGCATGTATGTGGATGGAGAAGTGAGTGAGGAAATCCTTACGGAAAAGGTAGCGAATTTAGAGCAGTTTTTGCAGCAATATAAAGAATGGCAACTTGTTGATCGTGATGATGTACAAATTGTATTACAAAAGAAAATCGATGATATTTCACCTTTATTGAAAACGAGCGGATATTTTGGTGTTTCAGATGAAGGGATATTACAAATCTTTAACGGGGTACCGAAAAGTGATAACGCGATTCATTCATTTTTTCAAATTGATATGAAAAAGCTAGAAAGTTATGAACGGGCAAAATTAAAGCGTGGTATTCGTATTAAGTCAAAAGAAGGCTTTGTGAAGACAATTGAGAAAATGAAGCAATATGCGGTGCAAAATAAGAAAACGAGCAGCTCACTTTGA
- the nadA gene encoding quinolinate synthase NadA translates to MSILEKFQPIEMMLPERYQTMSVLEMEERVCEIKEKMGKSLFIPGHHYQKDEVVQFSDAAGDSLQLAQVAASNKDAKYIVFCGVHFMAETADMLTTDDQIVILPDMRAGCSMADMADIEQTERAWKELTKLFGDTMIPLTYVNSTAAIKAFCGRNSGATVTSSNAKQMVSWAFTQKERLVFLPDQHLGRNTAYDLGIPLDKMAVWDPHTDSLEYDGNIEEIQVILWKGHCSVHQNFTVKNIESVRKNHPDMNIIVHPECCYEVVAASDYAGSTKYIIDTIEGAPAGSKWAIGTEMNLVNRIIQQHPDKEIISLNPFMCPCLTMNRIDLPHLLWALETVERGEQINVIQVDKQVTKEAVLALNRMLERV, encoded by the coding sequence ATGAGTATCTTAGAGAAATTTCAGCCAATCGAAATGATGTTACCAGAGCGTTATCAAACAATGTCTGTACTTGAAATGGAAGAGCGTGTTTGTGAAATTAAAGAAAAAATGGGGAAATCACTATTTATTCCAGGTCATCATTATCAAAAAGATGAAGTCGTTCAATTTTCGGATGCAGCAGGGGATTCATTACAGCTTGCGCAAGTTGCGGCGAGTAATAAAGATGCAAAATATATTGTATTTTGTGGTGTGCACTTTATGGCAGAAACAGCTGATATGTTAACGACAGATGATCAAATTGTCATTTTGCCAGATATGCGTGCTGGCTGCTCCATGGCGGACATGGCAGACATTGAACAAACAGAACGAGCATGGAAAGAGCTTACAAAGTTATTTGGGGATACGATGATTCCGTTAACATACGTAAACTCAACAGCTGCAATTAAAGCGTTCTGTGGTCGTAACAGTGGTGCAACTGTAACTTCTTCAAATGCAAAACAAATGGTGTCTTGGGCGTTTACACAAAAAGAGCGTCTTGTCTTTTTACCAGACCAACATTTAGGCAGAAATACAGCGTACGATTTAGGTATTCCATTAGATAAAATGGCAGTATGGGATCCGCATACAGATTCATTAGAGTACGATGGGAATATAGAAGAAATTCAAGTGATTTTATGGAAAGGACATTGCTCTGTTCATCAAAACTTTACGGTGAAAAATATTGAAAGTGTGAGAAAAAATCATCCGGATATGAATATTATTGTTCATCCTGAATGCTGTTATGAAGTTGTTGCAGCTTCTGATTATGCAGGTTCAACGAAATATATTATTGATACGATTGAAGGGGCACCAGCTGGAAGTAAATGGGCGATTGGAACAGAGATGAACTTAGTGAATCGAATTATTCAGCAGCATCCTGATAAAGAAATTATTTCATTAAATCCTTTTATGTGTCCATGCTTAACGATGAATCGTATTGATTTACCACACTTACTATGGGCGCTTGAGACAGTAGAAAGAGGAGAACAAATTAATGTCATTCAGGTAGATAAACAAGTAACAAAAGAAGCAGTTCTTGCATTAAATCGTATGTTAGAGCGTGTATAA
- a CDS encoding YjcZ family sporulation protein, whose amino-acid sequence MGFGGSCGGGCGFAGGFALLVVLFILLIIVGAACFC is encoded by the coding sequence ATGGGCTTTGGTGGTAGTTGTGGCGGCGGCTGTGGTTTTGCTGGAGGATTTGCATTATTAGTTGTATTATTTATTTTATTAATCATCGTTGGAGCTGCGTGCTTCTGCTAA
- the nadC gene encoding carboxylating nicotinate-nucleotide diphosphorylase, whose protein sequence is MNALKVKEELNRFFLEDIGERDITSQFIFPDNSHAKGTFLIKDTGVFAGSIVIEQGFKLIDDGIEVTLHKKDGDFVEKGEIVATVQGPIASLLTAERVILNVIQRMSGIATMTRKAVLALDSNHTRICDTRKTMPGLRMFDKYAIVCGGGFNHRFGLYDGVMIKDNHIAFAGSITKAVTMVKERVGHMVKVEVETETEEQVREAVASGADVIMFDNRTPEEIHEFSKIVPSAIVTEASGGITIEDLSKYGKTGVDYISLGALTHSVKALDISFNIEA, encoded by the coding sequence ATGAACGCATTAAAAGTTAAGGAAGAATTAAATCGATTTTTTTTAGAAGATATAGGGGAAAGAGATATAACATCTCAGTTTATTTTTCCGGATAATTCACATGCGAAAGGAACATTTCTTATAAAGGATACAGGTGTCTTTGCAGGAAGCATAGTAATTGAGCAAGGATTCAAATTAATAGATGATGGAATTGAGGTTACACTTCACAAAAAAGATGGAGACTTCGTAGAAAAGGGGGAAATTGTAGCGACTGTACAAGGCCCAATTGCATCTTTATTAACAGCAGAGCGCGTTATATTAAATGTTATTCAGCGTATGAGTGGTATAGCAACGATGACACGTAAAGCTGTTCTAGCATTAGATAGCAACCATACACGCATTTGTGACACGAGAAAAACGATGCCAGGACTACGTATGTTTGATAAGTATGCAATAGTGTGCGGAGGTGGGTTTAACCACCGCTTCGGCTTGTACGACGGTGTCATGATTAAAGATAATCATATAGCCTTTGCAGGATCCATTACAAAGGCAGTTACGATGGTAAAAGAAAGAGTAGGGCACATGGTAAAAGTAGAAGTGGAAACGGAAACAGAAGAGCAAGTGAGAGAGGCTGTAGCTTCTGGGGCGGATGTCATTATGTTTGATAATCGTACACCAGAAGAAATTCACGAGTTTTCAAAAATTGTACCAAGTGCTATCGTAACGGAAGCTTCAGGCGGTATCACAATTGAAGATTTATCGAAATACGGAAAAACAGGGGTAGATTATATCTCACTTGGAGCATTAACGCATTCAGTGAAAGCACTCGACATTAGTTTTAATATTGAGGCGTAA
- a CDS encoding iron-hydroxamate ABC transporter substrate-binding protein produces the protein MKRKLSILFTVLLVALAIVGCSSPKEDSKAKEQPKTKVVKHAKGEATIPANPKRIVDLSGSTEELLLLGHKPVGTANTYKDKIQNHLQEKLEGVKAVGWYWAPKVDLEAVTALKPDLIILNNRQLKIYDQLEKVAPTVVLETNLEDWRGKFKEVSKLFDEEKKADKWIADYDAKADSLSKQIKEKTKDENFMFLAVTPQNFRVYGSFGYGDILFNDLKLPATKGTDLKQTMAQVSLEGLVAFQPDQMFVVNFGGEADKVYEDYKDSTVWKDNKAVKNNHVYEVTNEVFNTKAFNPIGKDMLIDEIAKEILDKNK, from the coding sequence ATGAAACGCAAATTATCTATTTTATTTACTGTCCTTCTTGTTGCTTTAGCTATTGTTGGCTGCTCTTCTCCTAAAGAAGACTCAAAAGCGAAAGAACAACCGAAAACGAAAGTTGTGAAGCACGCAAAAGGTGAAGCTACAATTCCAGCAAATCCAAAGAGAATTGTTGACTTATCTGGATCAACAGAAGAATTATTACTTCTTGGTCATAAGCCAGTCGGTACAGCAAACACTTATAAAGATAAAATACAAAATCATTTGCAAGAAAAGTTAGAAGGAGTAAAAGCAGTAGGTTGGTACTGGGCACCTAAAGTTGATTTAGAAGCTGTCACTGCTTTAAAACCAGACTTAATTATTTTAAATAACCGTCAATTAAAAATTTACGATCAGCTAGAAAAAGTTGCGCCAACAGTTGTTCTAGAAACAAATTTAGAAGACTGGCGTGGTAAGTTTAAAGAAGTAAGTAAGCTATTTGACGAAGAGAAGAAAGCAGATAAATGGATTGCAGACTACGATGCAAAAGCAGACTCTTTATCTAAGCAAATTAAAGAAAAAACAAAAGACGAGAACTTCATGTTCCTTGCAGTAACACCACAAAACTTCCGTGTATACGGTAGCTTCGGATACGGTGACATACTCTTTAACGATTTAAAACTTCCTGCAACGAAAGGTACAGATTTAAAACAAACGATGGCACAAGTATCGTTAGAAGGCCTTGTTGCATTCCAGCCTGATCAAATGTTTGTTGTAAACTTTGGCGGAGAAGCTGATAAAGTTTATGAAGATTACAAAGACAGCACTGTTTGGAAAGATAATAAAGCGGTCAAAAATAATCATGTATATGAAGTAACGAACGAAGTCTTCAATACGAAAGCCTTCAATCCAATCGGAAAAGATATGCTAATTGATGAGATCGCCAAAGAAATTTTAGATAAAAATAAATAA
- a CDS encoding CPBP family intramembrane glutamic endopeptidase: MTNLHKQNIISWKQFILGILVISFFLPIILGIPIKLVFSSNTIKQSFNNSSLEILKNFSWDLAMLSVTLYVILKYKPFYNLILSTLNIKPLYRGKTYLYILIAIISTSLLADATFLISNEYANIQATDLGIDTLSEQSFTIYAIAIISIVLLGPIFEEILYRGIILRFLEIRYSFFTGLIISSLLFGLAHDYDLAFIIFATLSGIIDGLLYKKTNSIIPVLIGHMTYNLYTFI, translated from the coding sequence TTGACTAATTTACATAAGCAAAACATAATTTCATGGAAACAATTTATTTTAGGAATATTAGTAATATCTTTTTTTTTACCAATTATTTTGGGGATTCCAATAAAATTAGTATTCTCATCAAATACAATTAAACAATCATTTAATAATTCTAGTTTGGAGATATTGAAAAATTTTTCATGGGATCTTGCCATGCTTTCAGTTACCCTTTACGTTATTCTTAAATACAAACCTTTTTATAATCTAATATTATCTACACTTAACATTAAACCCCTATATCGTGGTAAGACATATTTATATATTTTGATTGCCATTATAAGTACGAGTCTATTGGCTGATGCAACATTTCTCATCTCAAATGAGTATGCAAATATACAAGCAACAGATTTAGGGATAGATACATTATCCGAACAATCTTTCACAATATACGCGATTGCTATAATATCAATTGTACTATTGGGACCTATTTTTGAAGAAATCTTATATCGTGGGATTATTCTTAGATTTTTAGAAATCAGATATTCTTTTTTTACTGGGTTAATTATATCTAGTTTATTATTTGGTTTAGCCCATGACTATGACCTTGCATTTATTATTTTTGCAACCCTATCAGGTATAATTGATGGATTACTTTATAAAAAAACTAACTCAATAATTCCAGTATTAATTGGACATATGACTTACAATTTATATACATTTATATAA
- a CDS encoding transcription repressor NadR — protein sequence MKQNEQKKILGEERRQLILQWLLTASEPLSGSELSKKTNVSRQVIVQDISLLKARNEPIIATAQGYLYLKPQTKQQAFERVIVCQHKPAEVRQELTMLVDHGVTIKDVKVEHPVYGDLTASIMVSNRFDVEQYLQKIENTNASYLSQLTDGIHLHTIEADSKEKLDAACDALDRAGFLVY from the coding sequence ATGAAGCAAAATGAACAAAAAAAGATTTTAGGCGAAGAAAGAAGACAGCTCATCCTGCAATGGCTTCTTACAGCAAGTGAACCGTTATCAGGGAGCGAACTATCTAAAAAGACAAACGTTAGTAGACAAGTTATCGTCCAAGATATTTCCTTATTAAAAGCGCGAAATGAACCAATTATTGCAACTGCACAAGGGTATTTATATTTAAAACCACAAACAAAGCAGCAAGCTTTCGAACGCGTCATCGTCTGCCAGCATAAACCAGCAGAAGTGCGCCAAGAGCTAACAATGCTCGTTGATCATGGCGTTACAATTAAAGATGTGAAAGTGGAACATCCTGTATATGGTGACTTAACAGCTTCCATTATGGTAAGTAACCGCTTTGATGTAGAGCAATATTTACAAAAGATTGAAAATACAAATGCTTCCTACCTATCCCAACTAACAGATGGTATTCACCTACATACAATCGAAGCAGATTCAAAAGAGAAATTAGATGCCGCTTGCGATGCGCTAGACCGCGCTGGATTTCTCGTTTATTAA